In Vidua chalybeata isolate OUT-0048 chromosome 9, bVidCha1 merged haplotype, whole genome shotgun sequence, a genomic segment contains:
- the EFCAB7 gene encoding EF-hand calcium-binding domain-containing protein 7 isoform X2 translates to MASTPGNQKATHLENSQGKKSQHAEEAIFYMNCRAAYLTVLKSSLENIKSKEQLNLVLQLAGRNPSQKTINKYWTSQTTSLNFDDFCAILKKEKPATKNELLEAFGKIDTDKAGYISHDELCKILTTRGDKMTWEEVTSITKQADFNCNGKLDYNKFCALYLSTSEQCCRAARNRLETDPRLRQQHLGNQTENFPEGVTLPVPKPSPRVSRKTDHKLAKGDSRAPSRPSSAQSSKASTSTTVSVGASSSRSTKPIIEPDTMKEWQCAQSKGCFYLEENGEIISHKYRLHLPQRSALCITIKPFSIPQAGGNSCHWLSVDTALFILKENESQENLQLVSFTELQNKEMFGWRGELGSGVYWLLPFTTGCRLRKEKTQITGEAKLVWRDEDGELALTNEFRAALLDIFETIDLDGNGLLSLEEYNFFELRTSGEKCDQEAWAVCKENFEMKKNELTRQGFLDLNLMEANDRDGDPWDLWVTLLSLGYNKALEMTEACPFVIDICAERCKPRIKAISLEAGGSQLSRAVCRSVVHKGEAKVLDGSENIFIYTYRSSSRITSVIENKSENKVIIHVNNEQSKNCLNNRGLTVFAVEVAPKSMMGS, encoded by the exons ATGGCCAGCACTCCTGGGAATCAGAAAGCCACACACTTGGAAAATTCCCAAGGGAAGAAGTCCCAGCATGCAGAAGAAGCCATTTTTTACATGAACTGCAGAGCAGCTTATCTGACTGTCTTAAAAAGCAgcttagaaaatattaaatcaaaaGAACAACTCAATTTAG TACTTCAGCTGGCTGGAAGAAATCCTTCTCAGAAGACCATTAACAAATACTGGACTTCACAAACAACTTCACTGaattttgatgatttttgtgctattttaaaaaaagaaaagccagctACAAAAAATGAACTGCTTGAAGCATTTGGTAAAATAGACACAGATAAGGCTGGATATATTTCACATGATGAACTTTGTAAAATTCTTACAACA agaGGTGATAAAATGACCTGGGAGGAAGTGACCAGCATCACTAAACAAGCTGATTTTAACTGCAATGGCAAACTTGACTACAACAAG TTCTGTGCGCTGTACCTGAGCACCAGTGAGcaatgctgcagagctgcaaggAACAGGCTGGAAACTGACCCTCGactgaggcagcagcaccttgggAATCAAACTGAAAATTTCCCTGAAGGGGTCACACTGCCAGTGCCAAAACCATCCCCTAGGGTCTCCAGGAAAACTGATCACAAACTGGCTAAAG GTGACAGCAGAGCTCCTTCAAGACCTTCATCAGCTCAAAGCAGCAAAGCTTCCACCTCCACCACTGTCTCTgtgggtgccagcagcagcaggagcacaaagCCAATTATTGAGCCTGACACAATGAAG GAATGGCAATGTGCACAATCCAAAGGCTGCTTCTACCtggaggaaaatggggaaatcaTCAGTCACAAGTACAGGCTGCACTTACCCCAAAGATCTGCACTTTGTATCACCATCAAACCTTTCAGTATCCCCCAGGCAGGAG gaaaCTCTTGTCACTGGTTGTCAGTGGATACAGCTTTGTTTAtcctgaaggaaaatgaaagccAAGAGAATTTACAGCTTGTGAGCTTTACTGAACTCCAGAACAAAGAG ATGTTTGGCTGGAGAGGGGAGCTTGGATCTGGTGTTTACTGGCTGCTCCCTTTCACAACTGGCTGCaggctgagaaaggaaaaaacccaaattactGGAGAAGCCAAACTGGTGTGGAGGGATGAAGATGGAGAACTGGCTCTCACCAACGAATTCCG agctgctttgtTGGATATATTTGAAACAATTGATTTGGATGGGAATGGCCTCCTGAGTCTGGAGGAGTACAACTTCTTTGAGCTGAGGACTAGTGGGGAGAAGTGTGACCAAGAAGCCTGGGCTGTGTGTAAGG aaaattttgagATGAAGAAGAATGAACTAACAAGACAAGGATTTCTGGATTTGAATCTCATGGAAGCCAACGACCGGGATGGGGATCCTTGGGACCTTTGGGTCACTTTGTTGTCCCTGGGCTACAACAAAGCCTTGGAAATGACAGAG GCCTGCCCCTTTGTCATTGACATCTGTGCAGAGAGGTGCAAACCCAGAATTAAAGCCATTTCCCTGGAGGCAGGGggctcccagctcagcagggctgtctGCAGGTCTGTGGTTCATAAAGGAGAGGCCAAAGTGCTGGATGGCTCTGAGAACATCTTCATCTACACCTACAGATCAAGCAGCAGAATCACCTCTGTGATTGAAAATAAG TCTGAAAATAAAGTGATAATCCATGTCAACAATGAGCAGAGTAAGAACTGCCTGAACAACAGGGGACTGACAGTTTTTGCTGTGGAAGTGGCTCCAAAATCCATGATG GGCAGCTGA
- the EFCAB7 gene encoding EF-hand calcium-binding domain-containing protein 7 isoform X1: protein MASTPGNQKATHLENSQGKKSQHAEEAIFYMNCRAAYLTVLKSSLENIKSKEQLNLVLQLAGRNPSQKTINKYWTSQTTSLNFDDFCAILKKEKPATKNELLEAFGKIDTDKAGYISHDELCKILTTRGDKMTWEEVTSITKQADFNCNGKLDYNKFCALYLSTSEQCCRAARNRLETDPRLRQQHLGNQTENFPEGVTLPVPKPSPRVSRKTDHKLAKGDSRAPSRPSSAQSSKASTSTTVSVGASSSRSTKPIIEPDTMKEWQCAQSKGCFYLEENGEIISHKYRLHLPQRSALCITIKPFSIPQAGGNSCHWLSVDTALFILKENESQENLQLVSFTELQNKEMFGWRGELGSGVYWLLPFTTGCRLRKEKTQITGEAKLVWRDEDGELALTNEFRAALLDIFETIDLDGNGLLSLEEYNFFELRTSGEKCDQEAWAVCKENFEMKKNELTRQGFLDLNLMEANDRDGDPWDLWVTLLSLGYNKALEMTEACPFVIDICAERCKPRIKAISLEAGGSQLSRAVCRSVVHKGEAKVLDGSENIFIYTYRSSSRITSVIENKSENKVIIHVNNEQSKNCLNNRGLTVFAVEVAPKSMMVSQHVMALNEQEEWIYSCVHSLVC from the exons ATGGCCAGCACTCCTGGGAATCAGAAAGCCACACACTTGGAAAATTCCCAAGGGAAGAAGTCCCAGCATGCAGAAGAAGCCATTTTTTACATGAACTGCAGAGCAGCTTATCTGACTGTCTTAAAAAGCAgcttagaaaatattaaatcaaaaGAACAACTCAATTTAG TACTTCAGCTGGCTGGAAGAAATCCTTCTCAGAAGACCATTAACAAATACTGGACTTCACAAACAACTTCACTGaattttgatgatttttgtgctattttaaaaaaagaaaagccagctACAAAAAATGAACTGCTTGAAGCATTTGGTAAAATAGACACAGATAAGGCTGGATATATTTCACATGATGAACTTTGTAAAATTCTTACAACA agaGGTGATAAAATGACCTGGGAGGAAGTGACCAGCATCACTAAACAAGCTGATTTTAACTGCAATGGCAAACTTGACTACAACAAG TTCTGTGCGCTGTACCTGAGCACCAGTGAGcaatgctgcagagctgcaaggAACAGGCTGGAAACTGACCCTCGactgaggcagcagcaccttgggAATCAAACTGAAAATTTCCCTGAAGGGGTCACACTGCCAGTGCCAAAACCATCCCCTAGGGTCTCCAGGAAAACTGATCACAAACTGGCTAAAG GTGACAGCAGAGCTCCTTCAAGACCTTCATCAGCTCAAAGCAGCAAAGCTTCCACCTCCACCACTGTCTCTgtgggtgccagcagcagcaggagcacaaagCCAATTATTGAGCCTGACACAATGAAG GAATGGCAATGTGCACAATCCAAAGGCTGCTTCTACCtggaggaaaatggggaaatcaTCAGTCACAAGTACAGGCTGCACTTACCCCAAAGATCTGCACTTTGTATCACCATCAAACCTTTCAGTATCCCCCAGGCAGGAG gaaaCTCTTGTCACTGGTTGTCAGTGGATACAGCTTTGTTTAtcctgaaggaaaatgaaagccAAGAGAATTTACAGCTTGTGAGCTTTACTGAACTCCAGAACAAAGAG ATGTTTGGCTGGAGAGGGGAGCTTGGATCTGGTGTTTACTGGCTGCTCCCTTTCACAACTGGCTGCaggctgagaaaggaaaaaacccaaattactGGAGAAGCCAAACTGGTGTGGAGGGATGAAGATGGAGAACTGGCTCTCACCAACGAATTCCG agctgctttgtTGGATATATTTGAAACAATTGATTTGGATGGGAATGGCCTCCTGAGTCTGGAGGAGTACAACTTCTTTGAGCTGAGGACTAGTGGGGAGAAGTGTGACCAAGAAGCCTGGGCTGTGTGTAAGG aaaattttgagATGAAGAAGAATGAACTAACAAGACAAGGATTTCTGGATTTGAATCTCATGGAAGCCAACGACCGGGATGGGGATCCTTGGGACCTTTGGGTCACTTTGTTGTCCCTGGGCTACAACAAAGCCTTGGAAATGACAGAG GCCTGCCCCTTTGTCATTGACATCTGTGCAGAGAGGTGCAAACCCAGAATTAAAGCCATTTCCCTGGAGGCAGGGggctcccagctcagcagggctgtctGCAGGTCTGTGGTTCATAAAGGAGAGGCCAAAGTGCTGGATGGCTCTGAGAACATCTTCATCTACACCTACAGATCAAGCAGCAGAATCACCTCTGTGATTGAAAATAAG TCTGAAAATAAAGTGATAATCCATGTCAACAATGAGCAGAGTAAGAACTGCCTGAACAACAGGGGACTGACAGTTTTTGCTGTGGAAGTGGCTCCAAAATCCATGATG GTGTCTCAGCACGTGATGGCTCTGAATGAGCAGGAAGAGTGGATTTACAGCTGTGTGCACTCCCTTGTATGTTAA